A genomic window from Pecten maximus chromosome 6, xPecMax1.1, whole genome shotgun sequence includes:
- the LOC117329675 gene encoding cytochrome P450 2B4-like produces MFYALAAVCLVLLVIYLSRRRLHHKNLPPGPTPLPLIGNLTCMKRNNVFLTFRELRAKYGDVFTLHIGNTVTIVFNGYSTLREAFVQHGDSFSDRPDIFIFKDISKHHGIAGSSGELWKEHRTFALATLREFGFGKRSLESKIMEEIEAYLPCLEEKKGEPFNIHALTQTSVSNIICSIVFGQRFDYKDERFTKLMEMFDANFKLMNPIMNFFPFLQHIPGDPFKGKQVLRNAEAVYAFIWELVQEHDGSLDDTCIRDYVDAYLKEKKERQADKCNTFTDVQMLRSIGDLFSAGTETTTTAIRWAILFLLYHPDVKERMVEEIHDVVGTSRFPTLNDKENMPYSEAVITEVIRKANVAPLSVPHSCNTDVEFRGYTIPKGAVLLLNIDSVLFDPEEFPDPDKFDPTRFLNKNEKSCRHEVFAAFSIGRRACLGETLARMELFLYLTTILQRFDLVPEHADCLPSLEGVLGVTHTPRPYNVRLVSRQ; encoded by the exons ATGTTTTATGCGTTGGCAGCGGTATGTTTAGTTTTACTTGTGATATATCTTTCCCGGAGAAGATTACATCACAAAAATCTTCCACCGGGTCCAACTCCACTGCCTCTTATTGGAAACCTTACTTGTATGAAGAGAAACAATGTGTTTTTGACGTTCAGGGAACTTCGAGCTAAATACGGCGATGTCTTTACATTGCATATCGGAaatactgttaccattgtgttcAACGGATACTCAACTTTGCGTGAGGCCTTCGTCCAGCACGGGGATAGCTTCTCTGACCGACCAGATATCTTCATATTCAAGGACATCTCAAAACATCACG gcATTGCTGGAAGTTCCGGTGAATTATGGAAGGAACACCGAACGTTTGCATTGGCGACACTCCGAGAGTTCGGGTTCGGAAAGAGGAGTCTGGAATCGAAGATAATGGAGGAAATTGAAGCATATCTTCCTTGTCTTGAAGAGAAGAAGGGAGAACCGTTCAATATACACGCGCTTACCCAGACGAGCGTGTCCAATATAATTTGTTCGATTGTCTTCGGTCAGAGATTCGACTACAAAGACGAACGATTTACAAAACTCATGGAGATGTTTGATGCTAATTTCAAGCTGATGAACCCGATAATGAACTTCTTTCCGTTTCTTCAACATATTCCAGGCGACCCTTTTAAGGGAAAGCAG GTTTTGCGGAACGCTGAAGCGGTATATGCTTTTATCTGGGAACTTGTCCAGGAACACGACGGGAGTTTAGACGATACTTGTATCCGGGACTATGTAGACGCCTACCTCAAAGAGAAGAAAGAACGACAGGCCGATAAGTGTAATACATTCACAG ATGTCCAGATGCTGCGATCGATAGGAGACTTATTTTCCGCGGGAACAGAAACTACTACAACAGCCATTCGATGGGCTATTCTTTTCTTATTGTATCACCCAGACGTTAAGGAACGAATGGTAGAAGAAATACACGATGTCGTCGGTACCTCTCGGTTTCCGACTCTTAATGACAAGGAGAACATGCCATATTCTGAGGCAGTGATAACAGAGGTGATCCGAAAGGCGAATGTTGCTCCGTTGAGCGTTCCTCATAGCTGTAATACGGATGTAGAATTCAGAGGATATACTATTCCGAAAGGAGCCGTTCTATTGCTAAATATAGATTCGGTCTTATTTGACCCAGAGGAATTTCCCGATCCAGACAAATTTGATCCTACTCGATTtcttaataaaaatgaaaaatcctGCAGACATGAGGTTTTTGCTGCATTTTCAATTG GTCGCCGCGCATGCCTGGGGGAGACACTGGCGCGTATGGAGCTGTTTCTGTATCTGACCACGATCCTGCAGAGGTTTGACCTAGTGCCGGAACACGCTGACTGTTTGCCGTCACTAGAGGGCGTCCTGGGAGTCACTCATACACCTCGCCCGTACAACGTCCGCCTGGTGTCGCGTCAGTAA